A single genomic interval of Pyrus communis chromosome 7, drPyrComm1.1, whole genome shotgun sequence harbors:
- the LOC137738976 gene encoding vacuolar-processing enzyme-like, with amino-acid sequence MACGALLFVALLSLIVGSWCLPENAELKDFGGPPSNTEKKGNRWAVLVAGSNEYYNYRHQADICHAYQILKKGGLKDENIIVFMYDDIAYNPENPRKGVIINKPNGRDVYKGVPKDYTGTDVNSNNFYNVILGNKSALTGGSGKVLRSGPNDHVFIYYADHGSAGLLAMPTDGDYVYAKDLIRVLKKKHASRGFKSMVLYVEACESGSMFDGILPRNLNIYATTAANPEESSYGMYCPGEDPRVAEEYGTCLGDLYSISWMEDCDISDSRKETLQQQYERVRRRTNKSHVMQYGDMSRRQQFLVTYMGGYLSKRSTSTSNISSPLISRAVNQRDTKLHYFQHKLGRAPTGSQEELEARKQLLDEIAHRKHVDDSIHKIGELLFGRRESSNMLMKVRPRGQPLVDNWDCFKKLLKIYEKYCGHFSAYGMKYTRAIANMCNAGITAEKMVVASDQTCSKKPHV; translated from the exons ATGGCTTGTGGAGCATTACTATTTGTTGCTTTGTTAAGTTTGATTGTTGGGAGCTGGTGCCTCCCAGAAAATGCAGAACTTAAAGATTTCGGTGGCCCTCCAAGTAACACTGAGAAAAAGGGAAATAGATGGGCTGTTCTAGTTGCTGGGTCAAATGAATACTACAACTATAGACACCAG GCTGATATATGCCATGCATACCAGATACTGAAGAAAGGCGGACTGAAAGATGAGAACATCATCGTTTTTATGTACGATGATATTGCATACAACCCGGAAAATCCTAGAAAAGGTGTCATCATCAACAAACCAAATGGCCGTGATGTTTATAAAGGAGTTCCCAAG GATTATACAGGAACTGATGTTAATTCAAACAATTTCTATAATGTTATTCTTGGAAACAAAAGTGCTCTCACTGGAGGGAGTGGCAAGGTTCTGCGTAGCGGTCCAAATGACCACGTTTTCATATATTATGCAGACCATGGTTCTGCAGGATTACTTG CTATGCCTACTGATGGCGATTATGTTTACGCTAAAGATCTCATACGTGTCCTGAAGAAGAAGCATGCTTCTAGAGGTTTCAAAAGCATG gtactgTACGTTGAAGCTTGCGAGTCTGGGAGCATGTTTGATGGTATCCTTCCGAGAAATCTAAATATTTATGCTACTACCGCGGCAAATCCAGAAGAGAGCAGTTATGGAATGTATTGTCCTGGTGAAGATCCTCGTGTTGCTGAAGAGTATGGTACTTGTTTGGGAGACTTGTACAGTATTTCCTGGATGGAGGATTG TGACATAAGTGATTCGCGCAAAGAAACTTTGCAGCAGCAGTATGAAAGG GTTCGAAGAAGAACAAATAAATCTCATGTTATGCAGTACGGAGATATGAGTCGCAGACAGCAGTTCCTTGTCACTTACATGGGTGGATATCTTTCTAAACGTAGTACTTCCACCAGCAATATCTCTTCACCCTTAATCTCAAGGGCTGTTAACCAACGCGACACTAAGCTTCACTATTTTCAGCACAAG TTGGGTAGAGCTCCGACTGGCTCTCAGGAGGAATTGGAAGCTCGAAAGCAGCTACTCGATGAAATTGCTCATCGGAAACATGTGGACGATAGCATACATAAAATAGGGGAGCTTTTGTTTGGACGCCGGGAGAGCTCAAACATGTTGATGAAGGTTAGGCCGCGAGGGCAACCTCTAGTAGATAACTGGGACTGCTTCAAGAAGCTT TTGAAGATTTACGAGAAGTATTGTGGACATTTTTCTGCATACGGAATGAAATACACGCGAGCTATAGCCAACATGTGCAACGCTGGGATCACGGCAGAGAAAATGGTGGTGGCGTCTGATCAGACTTGTTCCAAGAAACCCCATGTTTAG
- the LOC137740064 gene encoding transcription termination factor MTERF9, chloroplastic-like isoform X2 — protein MEKGDNGKVEFLEGAVGLSLSSAMNVARHLSAETLPGLIEKVNYVKKIFFSDSSDGGLTGKNAHRMMMHLSIPIDDDLQQTLSFFEKVGVEEKDVGRMLIKYPWILSMSIQENFKEVSSFFELEKVPKLSVGHAIRSWPHILGCSTSMLKLMVEEIGELGIRNKKLDQVISRSPQLLIRKPQEFLQSHSWKV, from the exons ATGGAGAAAGGTGACAATGGAAAGGTTGAGTTTTTGGAGGGTGCGGTCGGGTTGAGTCTGTCTTCGGCTATGAATGTTGCCAGGCATTTATCTGCAGAGACGCTTCCGGGGCTCATTGAGAAG GTTAACTATGTGAAGAAAATATTCTTTTCTGACAGTAGTGATGGGGGGCTCACTGGGAAAAATGCTCATCGTATGATGATGCACTTATCAATTCCTATTGATGATGACTTGCAACAAACCCTATCCTTTTTTGAAAAG GTTGGTGTGGAGGAGAAAGATGTCGGCAGAATGTTGATTAAATATCCATGGATTCTATCAATGAGCATTCAAGAGAACTTCAAGGaggtttcttctttctttgagtTGGAGAAG GTACCAAAATTGAGTGTTGGCCATGCAATCAGAAGCTGGCCTCATATTTTGGGTTGCTCAACCAGCATGCTAAAATTGATGGTCGAAGAAATTGGTGAATTGGGTATTAGAAACAAGAAGTTGGATCAGGTTATCTCTAGAAGTCCTCAGCTATTGATACGGAAACCTCAAGAATTTCTTCAG TCTCATTCATGGAAGGTCTAG
- the LOC137740064 gene encoding transcription termination factor MTERF9, chloroplastic-like isoform X4, producing the protein MLPGIYLQRRFRGSLRSSDGGLTGKNAHRMMMHLSIPIDDDLQQTLSFFEKVGVEEKDVGRMLIKYPWILSMSIQENFKEVSSFFELEKVPKLSVGHAIRSWPHILGCSTSMLKLMVEEIGELGIRNKKLDQVISRSPQLLIRKPQEFLQSHSWKV; encoded by the exons ATGTTGCCAGGCATTTATCTGCAGAGACGCTTCCGGGGCTCATTGAGAAG TAGTGATGGGGGGCTCACTGGGAAAAATGCTCATCGTATGATGATGCACTTATCAATTCCTATTGATGATGACTTGCAACAAACCCTATCCTTTTTTGAAAAG GTTGGTGTGGAGGAGAAAGATGTCGGCAGAATGTTGATTAAATATCCATGGATTCTATCAATGAGCATTCAAGAGAACTTCAAGGaggtttcttctttctttgagtTGGAGAAG GTACCAAAATTGAGTGTTGGCCATGCAATCAGAAGCTGGCCTCATATTTTGGGTTGCTCAACCAGCATGCTAAAATTGATGGTCGAAGAAATTGGTGAATTGGGTATTAGAAACAAGAAGTTGGATCAGGTTATCTCTAGAAGTCCTCAGCTATTGATACGGAAACCTCAAGAATTTCTTCAG TCTCATTCATGGAAGGTCTAG
- the LOC137740064 gene encoding transcription termination factor MTERF9, chloroplastic-like isoform X5 yields the protein MLPGIYLQRRFRGSLRSDGGLTGKNAHRMMMHLSIPIDDDLQQTLSFFEKVGVEEKDVGRMLIKYPWILSMSIQENFKEVSSFFELEKVPKLSVGHAIRSWPHILGCSTSMLKLMVEEIGELGIRNKKLDQVISRSPQLLIRKPQEFLQSHSWKV from the exons ATGTTGCCAGGCATTTATCTGCAGAGACGCTTCCGGGGCTCATTGAGAAG TGATGGGGGGCTCACTGGGAAAAATGCTCATCGTATGATGATGCACTTATCAATTCCTATTGATGATGACTTGCAACAAACCCTATCCTTTTTTGAAAAG GTTGGTGTGGAGGAGAAAGATGTCGGCAGAATGTTGATTAAATATCCATGGATTCTATCAATGAGCATTCAAGAGAACTTCAAGGaggtttcttctttctttgagtTGGAGAAG GTACCAAAATTGAGTGTTGGCCATGCAATCAGAAGCTGGCCTCATATTTTGGGTTGCTCAACCAGCATGCTAAAATTGATGGTCGAAGAAATTGGTGAATTGGGTATTAGAAACAAGAAGTTGGATCAGGTTATCTCTAGAAGTCCTCAGCTATTGATACGGAAACCTCAAGAATTTCTTCAG TCTCATTCATGGAAGGTCTAG
- the LOC137740064 gene encoding transcription termination factor MTERF9, chloroplastic-like isoform X3 produces MEKGDNGKVEFLEGAVGLSLSSAMNVARHLSAETLPGLIEKVNYVKKIFFSDSSDGGLTGKNAHRMMMHLSIPIDDDLQQTLSFFEKVGVEEKDVGRMLIKYPWILSMSIQENFKEVSSFFELEKVPKLSVGHAIRSWPHILGCSTSMLKLMVEEIGELGIRNKKLDQVISRSPQLLIRKPQEFLQLLQLW; encoded by the exons ATGGAGAAAGGTGACAATGGAAAGGTTGAGTTTTTGGAGGGTGCGGTCGGGTTGAGTCTGTCTTCGGCTATGAATGTTGCCAGGCATTTATCTGCAGAGACGCTTCCGGGGCTCATTGAGAAG GTTAACTATGTGAAGAAAATATTCTTTTCTGACAGTAGTGATGGGGGGCTCACTGGGAAAAATGCTCATCGTATGATGATGCACTTATCAATTCCTATTGATGATGACTTGCAACAAACCCTATCCTTTTTTGAAAAG GTTGGTGTGGAGGAGAAAGATGTCGGCAGAATGTTGATTAAATATCCATGGATTCTATCAATGAGCATTCAAGAGAACTTCAAGGaggtttcttctttctttgagtTGGAGAAG GTACCAAAATTGAGTGTTGGCCATGCAATCAGAAGCTGGCCTCATATTTTGGGTTGCTCAACCAGCATGCTAAAATTGATGGTCGAAGAAATTGGTGAATTGGGTATTAGAAACAAGAAGTTGGATCAGGTTATCTCTAGAAGTCCTCAGCTATTGATACGGAAACCTCAAGAATTTCTTCAG TTGCTCCAACTATGGTGA
- the LOC137740064 gene encoding uncharacterized protein isoform X1, which yields MEKGDNGKVEFLEGAVGLSLSSAMNVARHLSAETLPGLIEKVNYVKKIFFSDSSDGGLTGKNAHRMMMHLSIPIDDDLQQTLSFFEKTARRGGLDMLGSGDSAFRCLIESFPRLLLLSLDPQVRPFVEYLENIGVPREIMRNIFLLFPPVIFCNIKVIKTRVLAFKEVLPISALLSLHFSLCTETLCNLYDSKYAVTEELVISAALLMIKYVISISLCNYVGSSFLVLTLDIYFFFGHVYF from the exons ATGGAGAAAGGTGACAATGGAAAGGTTGAGTTTTTGGAGGGTGCGGTCGGGTTGAGTCTGTCTTCGGCTATGAATGTTGCCAGGCATTTATCTGCAGAGACGCTTCCGGGGCTCATTGAGAAG GTTAACTATGTGAAGAAAATATTCTTTTCTGACAGTAGTGATGGGGGGCTCACTGGGAAAAATGCTCATCGTATGATGATGCACTTATCAATTCCTATTGATGATGACTTGCAACAAACCCTATCCTTTTTTGAAAAG ACAGCAAGGCGTGGAGGTCTGGATATGTTGGGCTCTGGAGATTCTGCTTTCCGTTGCTTAATTGAATCCTTTCCACGTCTTCTTTTGTTGTCCTTGGATCCTCAAGTGAGACCTTTTGTGGAATATCTTGAAAATATTGGAGTCCCTAGGGAAATAATGAGAAACATATTTCTGTTATTTCCACCTGTTATTTTTTGTAACATTAAAGTCATCAAAACAAGAGTGCTTGCTTTTAAAGAGGTACTGCCAATTTCAGCTCTGCTTTCTCTTCATTTTAGTTTATGCACAGAAACATTATGTAACTTATACGACTCCAAATATGCCGTTACTGAAGAATTGGTTATTTCTGCAGCATTATTAATGATAAAATACGTGATCTCCATCTCACTGTGCAATTATGTTGGTTCTAGTTTCCTTGTTCTCACATTGgacatttattttttcttcgGACATGTGTACTTTTAG